From a region of the Triticum aestivum cultivar Chinese Spring chromosome 7D, IWGSC CS RefSeq v2.1, whole genome shotgun sequence genome:
- the LOC123163743 gene encoding B3 domain-containing protein Os03g0620400 encodes MIVDEDNDDFPGRVLEQECRWDHLESQSDNNEKHSIKTKGFEYKSSLLPPPSLSISNMSASNDNDVINMARPRSRLYRRRLPQPHPAQHRSSMAPAAMSDPCDCCKSKVKFIRQMRGNFKDSVVIPQRLMNHFGGDTSGTIKLESPNGQVYDVGVAKKVNRTVLLSGWEAFVDANQIQENNSLMFRYIGFSCFKVTVFDSNGEERILCRARMGNPSQVEKPSMHRSVVLASPLDGTTQSSDSDDCYITPGKIPAVKYSADEFSGEQMEEIEAFVSKIQSEIPVLVVKMNKTNVSDYPDLVIHKEYAGAYFPPRTRFVTLKVPENSKGWQCKFCIRPVGGHNLYLRDFVPDNHVQEGDLCLFQPITEVEATNFAIMVHLLSKAGRAGIPSNQGGDNPHECGSICLDQRETSSKLHYVLSSRCRLDEEDVAEVDALGTKIQPDIPFLVVQMTKSNVNGSRPSLVICRGYGRAHFPKGRQTITLRLPVGKKKWHAIFHIRRDSGGYVLYGGWVDFVRGNNLREQDVCLLQPMDKGEGRRFTVIVHLLPKARSTSRKVRSGYVVLGDGTCLTLPQEKIVAERVKVIQSEAPIYVAIIDKSSYFALDLGAMGGAPADGHLPDGAQTLVLRQAGWSKAWHAEMLDRRMLPGGGWHEFAADNRLQAGDLCLLEPVKGEVLAMSVHIIRREQYY; translated from the exons ATGAttgttgatgaagacaatgatgactTCCCAGGTAGAGTACTAGAACAAGAATGTAGATGGGATCACCTTGAATCGCAAAGTGACAACAACGAAAAACACTCAATAAAGACAAAGGGTTTCGAG TACAAGTCATCCCTTCTTCCGCCCCCATCCTTATCAATCAGCAACATGTCCGCGTCCAACGACAACGATGTCATCAACATGGCGCGCCCACGATCGCGGCTATATCGCCGCCGTCTTCCACAACCACACCCGGCACAACATCGAAGCTC GATGGCTCCTGCCGCCATGAGTGATCCTTGCGACTGCTGCAAGAGTAAGGTGAAGTTCATCAGGCAGATGCGTGGTAACTTCAAAGATAGTGTG GTCATACCACAGCGGCTCATGAACCATTTTGGAGGCGATACCTCTGGAACCATAAAACTAGAATCCCCTAATGGCCAGGTGTATGATGTTGGAGTTGCCAAGAAGGTGAACAGAACGGTCCTCCTGTCTGGATGGGAGGCTTTTGTCGATGCCAATCAGATACAGGAGAACAATTCCTTGATGTTTCGGTACATTGGATTCTCCTGCTTCAAGGTTACGGTATTTGATTCCAATGGCGAGGAGAGAATCTTGTGCCGTGCCAGGATGGGAAATCCTTCTCAAGTTGAAAAGCCAAGCATGCATCGTTCTGTTGTTTTGGCCAGTCCCCTTGATGGTACCACCCAGTCTTCAGATTCAGATGACTGCTACATAACGCCAGGAAAGATACCTGCAGTAAAATATTCTGCTGATGAATTTTCAG GAGAACAAATGGAAGAAATTGAAGCGTTTGTCTCAAAAATTCAATCTGAAATCCCTGTGCTTGTGGTAAAGATGAACAAGACCAATGTGTCCGACTACCCTGATCTG GTAATACATAAGGAGTACGCGGGCGCATACTTTCCGCCCAGAACTCGATTTGTCACACTCAAGGTGCCTGAGAATAGCAAGGGTTGGCAATGCAAATTCTGCATTAGACCTGTTGGCGGGCACAACCTTTATTTGCGTGACTTTGTCCCTGACAATCATGTTCAGGAGGGAGATCTCTGCCTCTTCCAACCAATCACAGAGGTTGAGGCAACAAACTTCGCAATTATGGTCCACCTGCTTTCCAAAGCTGGAAGAGCTGGTATACCCTCAAATCAAG GAGGAGACAATCCACATGAATGTGGATCTATCTGCTTGGATCAACGGGAGACTTCCTCCAAGCTTCATTATGTCTTATCAAGTAGGTGCCGACTGGATGAAGAAGATGTGGCTGAAGTAGATGCTCTTGGTACGAAAATTCAACCTGATATCCCTTTTCTTGTGGTCCAAATGACAAAGAGCAATGTCAATGGATCACGACCTTCTCTG GTCATTTGTAGGGGTTATGGAAGGGCACATTTTCCCAAAGGAAGGCAAACCATCACACTTAGACTCCCAGTAGGGAAGAAGAAGTGGCATGCTATTTTCCACATCAGACGAGACAGCGGTGGGTACGTCCTCTATGGTGGGTGGGTAGACTTTGTCCGTGGCAACAATTTGCGCGAGCAGGATGTCTGCCTGCTCCAACCAATGGACAAGGGTGAGGGGAGAAGGTTCACGGTGATTGTCCATTTGCTTCCCAAGGCAAGAAGCACCAGCAG GAAAGTCAGATCTGGATACGTGGTACTAGGCGACGGTACCTGCTTGACCCTCCCACAGGAGAAGATAGTTGCTGAAAGGGTGAAGGTGATCCAATCTGAAGCGCCCATTTACGTGGCAATCATTGATAAGAGCAGTTATTTTGCCCTT GACCTGGGCGCCATGGGAGGTGCTCCTGCTGATGGTCATCTTCCAGACGGGGCACAGACTCTGGTGCTCCGTCAGGCAGGGTGGAGCAAGGCGTGGCATGCCGAGATGCTCGACAGGCGGATGCTGCCCGGGGGAGGGTGGCATGAGTTCGCCGCCGACAACCGGCTGCAGGCCGGAGATCTCTGCCTGCTGGAGCCGGTGAAGGGCGAGGTGCTTGCCATGTCTGTCCACATCATCCGCCGTGAGCAGTACTATTAG
- the LOC123164571 gene encoding uncharacterized protein — MDSVELEDSGEHQPSLEVSLASDVIYDDAPVCPCIGSDHQAEIPNLSTEDERQQLMTSSPGGVLPGFDYPVTIGLAIPVTWGPSEVRKEEELGRHHSSETKARAISQDEDRPVTSVCPTSNDMSDHDSTYQDPQPMVPVDHVESGSNRAHAENLAPCSTQEGHNFTNKPMMQEGEIDQFIPLPCASTSLWSGIEAECFLLGLYIFGKNLSLLSRFLGNKTIGDVLSYYYGKFYKRDAYRRWSDCRKARTRRCILGERIFTSWRQQEIISRLKSVILNEAHDSLLEIFKYFNDGQTSLEDFVFALKSTVGTEALVEAVGIGKEKRDLTGFVLDPSKPNQVPNHPDMPTGKDCSSLASEEIIKFLTGDFRRSKTRSNDLFWEAVWPRLLARGWHSEQPKDVSTTKNSLVFLVPGIKKFSRSKLTKGTHYFDSVSDVLKRVAADPILLDLEVGGLANDITAEENGYDTDVKNNQDDPLDGNQELPRFTIIDTTLVQGQEPFRIREMRRLPADAKVRSVPSRQSRKVVTVSSSEGSDADGRLSDDQEYRGPVTTDVNDTEIFSVRNVKKETQVDSLQNMVTASCSDFPVNGHSSNGSGNEIDLTCLFEPKTKTERRKYLSPVSKRRKLSSCNNDQTSRRSFPFSKGVGSTKEKIKPLSTSSKPTVGDVSGNSQIKEKIKPLSTSSKPTVGDVSGNSQIKEKTKPLSTSSKPTAGDVSGNSQIKEKTKPLSTSSKPTIGDVSGNSQIKEKIKPLSTSSKPTVGDVSGNSQIKEKIKPLPTSSKPTVGNVSGNSQIKEKIKPLPTSSKPIVGDVSGNSQIKMVARCSTEKPREHVRGASNTLTNDRSSEKMKVKNLYEDKSFERKVDALPEVHSKITIGETKFAKGAQASSSVGQVKQETPLDSMTGAIVCVTLSDDDDYMMAEEAPSISSSDQIRDPEVAERPMAMVQPASSQADLAPQADSRRHGTRNRPPTAKALEALALGLIGKRKGEPKSPGTRRPPQRARKSSKKSVHTPTGSDTDKSSMDADAQL; from the exons ATGGATTCAGTTGAACTCGAAGACAGTGGTGAACACCAACCGTCTCTGGAAGTTTCCCTTGCTTCAGATGTGATATATGATGACGCACCTGTATGTCCGTGCATTGGGAGTGACCACCAGGCAGAAATCCCGAATCTGTCCACAGAGGATGAGCGTCAGCAGCTCATGACCAGCTCGCCTGGAGGCGTGCTACCTGGTTTTGATTACCCTGTTACGATTGGGTTAGCTATACCGGTCACATGGGGACCAAGTGAAGTCCGTAAGGAGGAAGAATTAGGAAGGCATCATTCTTCAGAAACCAAAGCAAGAGCCATCAGCCAGGATGAGGATCGTCCTGTAACCTCAGTTTGTCCAACCAGCAATGATATGAGTGACCATGATTCAACATATCAGGATCCACAGCCCATGGTGCCTGTAGATCATGTAGAATCTGGCAGTAATCGAGCACATGCCGAGAACTTGGCCCCGTGTTCTACACAAGAAGGCCACAATTTTACTAATAAGCCAATGATGCAGGAAGGGGAAATTGATCAATTTATTCCGCTGCCGTGTGCATCCACTTCCCTTTGGAGTGGTATTGAGGCAGAATGTTTTCTGCTCGGGCTTTACATTTTCGGCAAAAATCTAAGTCTGCTGAGCAGGTTCCTTGGTAACAAGACTATTGGGGATGTGCTTTCCTACTACTATGGAAAGTTCTACAAAAGAGACGCGTATAGAAGATGGTCGGATTGCAGAAAAGCACGAACTAGGAGATGCATTCTCGGGGAACGCATTTTTACAAGTTGGCGGCAGCAGGAGATTATTTCTCGTCTTAAATCTGTAATACTCAATGAAGCTCATGATTCGTTGCTGGAG ATTTTCAAATATTTCAACGATGGACAAACATCTTTAGAAGATTTTGTCTTTGCTCTGAAATCCACTGTTGGAACAGAAGCTCTTGTGGAGGCTGTTGGAATTGGTAAAGAGAAACGTGATTTGACTGGATTTGTTCTGGACCCATCTAAGCCAAACCAAGTTCCAAATCATCCTGACATGCCTACAGGCAAAGACTGTTCATCGCTTGCTTCGGAAGAGATAATTAAGTTCTTAACAGGCGATTTCAGAAGAAGCAAGACAAGATCAAATGATCTTTTCTGGGAAGCTGTCTGGCCCCGTTTGCTTGCAAGAGGGTGGCATTCAGAGCAGCCAAAAGATGTCAGCACAACTAAGAATTCCCTTGTGTTTCTTGTGCCAGGTATAAAGAAATTCTCAAGAAGTAAACTCACTAAAGGTACTCATTATTTTGATTCTGTCAGCGATGTCCTTAAACGAGTGGCAGCGGATCCCATCCTTCTTGACCTAGAGGTTGGCGGATTGGCCAATGATATTACTGCCGAGGAAAATGGCTATGACACAGACGTGAAAAATAACCAAGATGATCCTTTGGATGGTAATCAGGAGCTTCCAAGGTTCACAATTATTGATACTACCTTGGTACAAGGACAAGAGCCCTTCAGAATCAGGGAGATGAGGAGACTACCTGCTGATGCAAAAGTTCGTTCTGTCCCTTCACGCCAATCACGCAAGGTTGTGACTGTCAGTTCATCGGAGGGGTCAGATGCAGATGGTCGATTGTCAGATGACCAGGAATATCGTGGACCAGTTACAACTGATGTTAACGACACTGAAATCTTTTCAGTGCGCAATGTAAAGAAAGAAACCCAAGTTGATTCGTTGCAAAACATGGTGACTGCATCATGCTCAGATTTTCCAGTCAATGGTCATTCTTCTAATGGCAGTGGTAACGAAATTGATTTGACATGCTTATTTGAGCCCAAAACAAAAACTGAAAGGCGCAAGTATTTATCACCAGTGTCAAAGCGCAGAAAATTATCTAGCTGTAACAATGACCAGACCAGCCGGCGCAGCTTTCCTTTCTCCAAGGGAGTTGGTTCAACAAAAGAGAAAATCAAGCCACTGTCAACCTCGTCAAAACCAACTGTCGGTGATGTTTCTGGTAATTCTCAGATCAAAGAGAAAATCAAGCCACTGTCAACGTCATCAAAACCAACTGTCGGTGATGTTTCTGGTAATTCTCAGATCAAAGAGAAAACCAAGCCACTGTCAACGTCATCAAAACCAACTGCCGGTGATGTTTCTGGTAATTCTCAGATCAAAGAGAAAACCAAGCCACTGTCGACGTCATCAAAACCAACTATCGGTGATGTTTCTGGTAATTCTCAGATCAAAGAGAAAATCAAGCCACTGtcaacatcatcaaaaccaactgTTGGTGATGTTTCTGGTAATTCTCAGATCAAAGAGAAAATCAAGCCACTGCCAACCTCATCAAAACCAACTGTTGGTAATGTTTCTGGTAATTCTCAGATCAAAGAGAAAATCAAGCCACTGCCAACCTCATCAAAACCAATTGTCGGTGATGTTTCTGGTAATTCTCAGATCAAAATGGTTGCAAGATGTTCCACAGAGAAGCCACGCGAGCACGTAAGAGGTGCATCAAACACTCTTACCAATGACAGGTCAAGTGAGAAGATGAAAGTGAAGAACTTATATGAGGACAAATCATTTGAGCGCAAGGTCGATGCTCTGCCTGAAGTTCATTCAAAGATCACCATCGGTGAGACAAAATTTGCGAAAGGGGCTCAAGCTAGTAGTTCGGTTGGTCAGGTTAAACAGGAGACGCCACTTGATAGCATGACAGGTGCAATTGTATGTGTCACTTTATCAGACGATGATGATTACATGATGGCTGAGGAAGCTCCCTCCATTTCCAGCAGCGATCAGATCCGTGATCCAGAGGTAGCAGAACGACCCATGGCTATGGTACAACCTGCTAGTTCACAAGCTGATTTGGCTCCGCAGGCGGATTCTCGGAGGCATGGAACCAGAAACAGGCCTCCCACAGCAAAAGCTCTGGAAGCACTTGCCTTGGGGCTCATTGGAAAGCGCAAGGGCGAACCCAAAAGCCCTGGAACAAGAAGGCCTCCCCAGCGAGCTCGCAAATCCAGTAAAAAATCGGTTCATACACCTACCGGCAGCGACACCGACAAATCCAGCATGGATGCTGATGCGCAACTGTGA